From Solwaraspora sp. WMMD1047, the proteins below share one genomic window:
- a CDS encoding tetratricopeptide repeat protein, with protein sequence MMVDETLARINEGVQLHHQQGRPDAARELFAQVWAEIGGERGDPLHVCVLAHSMADVQDDVHQELSWDQRALAAADLLTDDRLAQAGVPMSVAALYPSLHLNLGECHRRLGDPERARECLERARAGIGALGDDDYGRLIKGGLERLAQQLAAGPPGGDEI encoded by the coding sequence ATGATGGTCGATGAGACGCTCGCCCGGATCAACGAGGGCGTCCAGCTGCACCACCAGCAGGGCCGGCCCGACGCCGCTCGGGAACTGTTCGCGCAGGTCTGGGCGGAGATCGGCGGCGAGCGGGGTGACCCCCTGCACGTCTGCGTCCTCGCGCACTCGATGGCCGACGTGCAGGACGACGTCCACCAGGAGTTGAGCTGGGACCAGCGGGCGCTGGCGGCGGCCGACCTGCTCACCGACGACCGGCTCGCCCAGGCCGGGGTGCCGATGTCGGTGGCCGCACTGTACCCGTCGCTGCACCTCAACCTGGGGGAGTGCCACCGCAGGCTCGGCGATCCCGAGCGGGCCCGCGAGTGCCTGGAGCGCGCGCGGGCGGGGATCGGCGCGCTCGGCGACGACGACTACGGCCGGCTGATCAAGGGTGGTCTGGAACGACTGGCGCAGCAGTTGGCCGCCGGCCCGCCGGGCGGCGACGAGATCTGA